In Vibrio hippocampi, a single genomic region encodes these proteins:
- a CDS encoding glycerophosphodiester phosphodiesterase — MNFRRLLVLVGMLSLVGCASTSSDSTQQTKDDSLYGLSSFPMGAEGRAMRQSSFTDQQVVDIQLALQTRGLYWTAGQTPAYLDNQCSVNVYAHRGHYNYPENSVSALIMGVFGGFDGVEIDVMLTRDGYWVVHHDSQTGRATGRSDGKRYKMSRIKGKEWNSLVVRDKDGRLTNERAPYLVDVLEPWRDFYYRGQQLNIEIKQDADISELAALNRIVTSKLPKGSYFYSSLNFEVLELMRQIDANVYLGYVWEPHPTSIAKAKQTAKKAVRSDDLYQKYQRQIGWVSDYEYRRRTRKASKKYSARTVKKALGSNSGLHVDIRSYMDAPTIQSRSKQAGLARVATYTINGTEYHQQALVTLKQRGRALPDEVIMDTSQFEICHRLNPTLKKQAKHYTPTTEYGRAIMKLPNNADFTRLQEQVMYVADNHYLTYDGRVRSLTPTPLRSSTKTASSSKKTSSSTSSAKPALSSIFIPVDEEMDLESTPIIITVPQ; from the coding sequence GTGAACTTTCGTCGATTATTAGTGCTAGTGGGTATGCTCAGCTTGGTAGGGTGTGCTTCCACATCTTCAGATAGCACTCAGCAGACCAAAGATGACTCACTCTACGGTTTATCTTCATTTCCAATGGGAGCTGAAGGGCGCGCGATGCGTCAATCAAGCTTTACCGATCAACAAGTTGTTGATATTCAACTGGCGCTACAGACTAGAGGTTTATACTGGACGGCAGGTCAAACACCGGCTTACTTAGATAACCAATGTTCCGTCAATGTTTATGCCCACCGTGGTCATTATAACTACCCTGAAAACTCTGTTTCAGCGTTAATTATGGGCGTTTTTGGTGGCTTTGATGGGGTTGAAATTGACGTCATGCTGACTCGAGATGGTTATTGGGTCGTGCACCACGATAGCCAAACCGGACGCGCTACTGGTCGAAGCGATGGTAAGCGTTACAAGATGTCGAGAATCAAAGGTAAAGAGTGGAACTCTTTGGTAGTACGTGACAAAGATGGTCGCTTAACCAACGAACGTGCGCCATACCTCGTGGATGTGTTAGAGCCTTGGCGTGATTTCTACTATCGTGGGCAACAGTTGAATATCGAAATTAAACAAGACGCTGATATTTCCGAACTTGCTGCGCTGAACCGTATCGTCACCTCTAAGTTGCCGAAGGGCAGTTACTTCTACAGTTCCCTTAACTTTGAGGTACTCGAATTGATGCGTCAAATCGATGCTAACGTTTATCTCGGCTATGTCTGGGAACCACATCCTACCTCGATTGCTAAAGCGAAACAGACAGCGAAAAAAGCGGTACGCTCTGACGATCTCTATCAGAAATACCAGCGCCAGATCGGTTGGGTATCTGACTATGAATATCGTCGACGCACCCGAAAAGCCTCCAAGAAATACTCCGCTAGAACGGTAAAAAAAGCGCTGGGATCCAACAGTGGACTGCATGTCGATATTCGCAGCTATATGGATGCCCCTACGATTCAATCACGCTCTAAGCAAGCGGGATTAGCGCGTGTCGCGACCTATACCATCAATGGCACCGAGTATCATCAGCAGGCGTTGGTCACGTTAAAGCAGCGGGGCAGAGCCTTGCCTGATGAGGTGATCATGGATACCTCTCAATTTGAAATTTGTCATCGTTTAAATCCAACGCTGAAGAAACAAGCCAAGCATTACACGCCAACAACAGAGTACGGTCGTGCAATAATGAAATTGCCAAATAATGCCGATTTTACGCGTCTGCAAGAGCAAGTGATGTACGTCGCGGATAACCATTACCTCACATACGATGGTCGCGTGCGCTCGTTAACACCGACCCCATTGCGTAGCAGTACAAAAACAGCGTCAAGTAGCAAAAAAACATCCTCTTCGACATCCAGTGCCAAGCCAGCGCTGTCATCGATCTTTATTCCTGTCGATGAAGAGATGGATCTCGAATCAACCCCAATCATCATTACCGTTCCACAGTAA
- a CDS encoding FtsK/SpoIIIE domain-containing protein — translation MLAEEKQYKALEKERKQFASEIAKVSSKLTEKRAALTDFIKNTMLPGIAEREQSSQQELQPRVDNVIAHAQQQLIARIPAPLQPILDQVDWTQYDFSGTFLPKRLVVGAAPYEYDFLRFGKLELNAPIHIPFLDSDYSYTIDQSEHSIDMINALVFRFAVMLPYSSQFTLLDPAKLGQSFPYTKRLPSKRVLEHDVSRVLEEILSDIVRIQNSYLDNNIQRLTDVSEDILGNTKFELIIAKDFPQAYDRRSIELLAKIANTGPKAGKMLVLEQDRQAELPAGLSANELFPNLQSLQKQKGLPRERFDCDNQFDDSVSDKTIDHILDGLARAKPKETKLGISDVIVTDPEQWWQESATELIAAPIGGSGSKKNDINLWFGEKNKQPSSHGMLAAMTGAGKSNLYHAFILSLATRYSPDDLQFYLIDGKQGVEFQSYPELPHARVVSLNTSPQLARSVLEELLEEMNRRNDMFKELGFADFIRYRKAGSPNGKLPRLMLIIDEYQTLFEDDKTGFGSQLMIAIASQSRSAGIHMFVGSQKFVVPGMSQPQAIFSNINLRVAMKMSGEEVTSLQEFGSKGKQLIRGCTETGQVVVSHSGGADEVPCDAGRVAYIDDEQRSQMLASLNEKAQAASGQEYKTILLDGAEQPQLINNEQLRRLTSDFGSKPNDKARKEHANQSQHLGGLEESEWYPIEKPTVFWLGKEMNIHGYAKFILRRRAHEHLLLVGDSTEARIGMLAYMIGQLSITVSEQAFELHILERTIKGSQWHGVLEQANNSLGERKGTISETYAEFEQQLAHVMQELQQRQEMDEEEMMNLPSIFVVINDAQRVKELAKKENSYGMRNHDDEGGQIINTLLEVGSEYGIHLLLNFDSVLSVTKAFDRNDIDQFRHKVALQMSEEDSFRLLKSRDAAKLQMDGKKPIYALYTDQMQNRPNKFMPYCHTDEAELERNLSYLSQACDAWSE, via the coding sequence ATGTTAGCGGAAGAGAAACAATACAAAGCCCTTGAGAAAGAGCGAAAGCAATTTGCCAGTGAAATAGCTAAAGTCTCCAGCAAACTGACAGAGAAAAGAGCAGCACTTACCGATTTCATCAAAAATACCATGTTGCCCGGCATTGCAGAGCGTGAACAATCGTCACAGCAAGAATTGCAGCCGAGAGTCGACAACGTTATTGCCCATGCTCAACAGCAATTAATTGCACGTATTCCAGCACCATTGCAGCCTATTCTCGATCAAGTTGATTGGACCCAATATGATTTTTCGGGCACTTTCCTCCCTAAGCGATTAGTCGTGGGTGCAGCACCTTATGAGTATGACTTTTTACGTTTCGGTAAGCTTGAACTCAACGCGCCGATTCATATCCCATTTTTAGATTCTGACTACAGTTACACCATTGATCAGAGTGAACACTCAATCGATATGATCAATGCGCTGGTGTTCCGATTTGCGGTCATGCTGCCGTACTCATCTCAGTTTACTCTGCTGGATCCTGCGAAGTTGGGACAAAGCTTTCCGTATACCAAACGTCTGCCGTCTAAGCGTGTCTTGGAACACGATGTTTCGCGTGTTCTAGAAGAGATCCTGTCGGATATTGTCCGTATTCAAAACAGCTATCTGGATAACAATATTCAGCGATTGACCGATGTGAGTGAAGATATCTTGGGTAATACCAAGTTTGAGCTGATTATCGCCAAAGACTTCCCGCAAGCCTATGACCGCCGCTCGATTGAGTTGCTTGCTAAGATTGCTAACACGGGTCCTAAAGCGGGCAAGATGTTAGTGCTTGAGCAAGATCGTCAGGCGGAGTTGCCTGCCGGACTGTCGGCTAACGAGTTGTTTCCAAACTTGCAATCGCTACAAAAGCAAAAAGGATTGCCAAGAGAGCGCTTTGACTGTGATAACCAGTTTGATGATTCAGTCAGTGATAAAACCATCGATCACATCTTGGATGGTTTGGCACGAGCGAAACCGAAAGAGACCAAACTGGGCATCAGTGATGTGATTGTCACCGACCCAGAGCAATGGTGGCAAGAGAGTGCAACCGAACTGATTGCAGCACCGATTGGTGGCTCGGGAAGTAAAAAGAACGATATTAATCTCTGGTTTGGTGAAAAGAACAAACAACCGTCTTCTCACGGTATGTTGGCGGCGATGACCGGTGCGGGTAAATCGAACCTATATCACGCTTTTATTCTGTCATTGGCAACGCGCTATAGCCCAGACGATCTGCAATTTTATCTGATTGATGGTAAGCAAGGGGTGGAATTCCAAAGCTACCCTGAACTGCCCCATGCGCGCGTTGTTTCTCTTAATACCAGCCCTCAGTTAGCCCGTAGTGTGCTGGAAGAGTTGCTGGAAGAGATGAACCGCCGCAATGATATGTTTAAAGAGTTGGGTTTTGCTGACTTTATCCGTTATCGCAAAGCGGGTTCACCGAACGGTAAATTGCCACGCTTGATGCTGATTATCGACGAGTATCAAACCCTGTTTGAAGATGACAAGACGGGCTTCGGTTCTCAACTGATGATTGCCATCGCGTCGCAGAGCCGAAGCGCTGGGATACATATGTTTGTTGGCTCGCAAAAGTTTGTGGTGCCGGGCATGTCTCAGCCGCAAGCCATTTTCAGTAACATTAACTTGCGTGTCGCGATGAAAATGAGTGGTGAAGAGGTGACATCACTGCAAGAGTTTGGCTCAAAAGGCAAACAACTGATCCGCGGTTGTACTGAAACTGGACAAGTGGTGGTGAGCCATAGCGGTGGTGCAGACGAAGTGCCGTGTGATGCTGGTCGTGTCGCTTATATCGACGATGAGCAGCGTAGTCAGATGCTAGCGAGCCTAAATGAAAAAGCGCAAGCGGCATCAGGTCAAGAGTACAAGACTATTTTGCTAGATGGTGCCGAGCAGCCACAGCTGATCAATAACGAACAGTTGCGCCGATTGACGTCTGACTTTGGTTCAAAACCGAATGATAAAGCACGTAAAGAGCATGCCAATCAGTCACAACACTTGGGTGGTCTTGAGGAAAGTGAATGGTATCCAATCGAAAAGCCGACCGTATTCTGGTTGGGTAAAGAGATGAACATTCATGGCTATGCCAAGTTTATTCTTCGCCGCCGCGCCCACGAGCATCTGTTGCTGGTCGGCGATAGCACTGAGGCTCGGATTGGTATGTTAGCTTACATGATCGGTCAGTTGTCGATAACCGTCAGTGAACAAGCTTTTGAGTTGCATATTTTAGAGCGCACAATCAAAGGTTCGCAATGGCACGGGGTGCTGGAGCAAGCCAACAACAGTTTAGGTGAACGCAAGGGAACGATATCGGAAACCTATGCCGAGTTTGAACAGCAGTTGGCTCACGTGATGCAAGAGTTGCAGCAGCGTCAGGAGATGGACGAAGAAGAAATGATGAATCTGCCGTCTATCTTTGTTGTCATCAATGATGCTCAGCGCGTTAAAGAGCTAGCCAAAAAAGAAAACTCTTACGGTATGCGTAATCACGACGACGAGGGCGGTCAAATCATCAATACCCTACTGGAAGTCGGCTCTGAATATGGTATTCACCTATTGCTGAATTTTGATAGTGTTCTCTCGGTCACTAAAGCCTTTGATCGTAATGATATTGACCAGTTCCGCCATAAGGTGGCACTACAGATGTCTGAAGAAGATAGCTTCCGACTGCTGAAATCCCGTGATGCCGCCAAGTTGCAGATGGACGGCAAGAAACCGATCTATGCCTTGTATACCGATCAGATGCAGAATCGCCCGAACAAGTTTATGCCTTACTGCCATACTGATGAGGCAGAACTGGAACGTAACCTGTCCTATCTCTCTCAAGCATGTGATGCCTGGAGCGAATAA
- the yhfZ gene encoding GntR family transcriptional regulator YhfZ, translating into MKQYIKKNGQAIIELARYFMLMEVGTRVLTVDELSKKIACSVGYIAKSIKEIEAIGAIHLERQGRNGTIVKSINFKKLVELADFGRLVCAMPLPYTKRYEGLASAIKDQIDIVPLYFAHMRGADVRAECLKNGVYDIAIMSKLAAQSYIEEGTLQIAIELPVHSYVSEHKLIYKGDDRDSIKRIGVDPDSPDQKVLTEMIFKGRNVDIVAVPYNECLDKVNSNYIDATIWNPSSKSNEQYSSLRQEAISDLDNVDNFSIAVLMVRKDANFTKALLNHMLNIEELKSHQEQVISGSRTPTY; encoded by the coding sequence ATGAAGCAATATATTAAAAAAAATGGTCAAGCAATTATCGAACTCGCACGTTATTTTATGCTAATGGAGGTTGGAACAAGAGTGCTGACCGTCGATGAATTGTCCAAAAAAATTGCCTGCTCGGTTGGGTATATTGCCAAATCAATTAAAGAGATAGAGGCAATCGGCGCTATCCACCTTGAAAGGCAAGGTCGAAATGGAACCATAGTTAAATCGATCAATTTCAAAAAACTCGTGGAGTTGGCTGATTTTGGTCGTTTGGTTTGTGCGATGCCTTTACCTTATACAAAGCGTTATGAAGGGCTTGCTTCTGCGATTAAGGATCAGATCGATATCGTGCCTCTATACTTTGCACATATGAGAGGGGCTGACGTAAGAGCGGAGTGTCTTAAGAATGGAGTATACGACATCGCTATCATGTCGAAGTTGGCCGCACAAAGTTATATTGAAGAAGGTACATTACAGATAGCGATAGAACTGCCAGTACATAGTTATGTTTCCGAGCATAAGTTGATCTACAAAGGTGACGATAGAGATTCGATTAAACGTATTGGCGTTGATCCTGATTCACCAGATCAGAAAGTGCTCACTGAAATGATTTTCAAAGGTAGAAATGTTGACATTGTTGCTGTGCCATATAATGAGTGCTTGGATAAAGTGAATTCAAATTATATAGATGCGACTATATGGAATCCAAGTTCAAAAAGTAATGAGCAATACTCCAGCCTAAGACAAGAGGCGATCAGTGATTTAGATAATGTAGATAACTTTTCAATTGCTGTTTTGATGGTCAGAAAGGATGCAAACTTCACAAAAGCACTGTTAAATCATATGTTAAATATTGAAGAATTAAAATCACATCAGGAGCAAGTTATATCCGGTAGCCGAACTCCTACTTATTAG
- a CDS encoding YhfT family protein, whose translation MEIYNIGLIAALCAMTALIAHMSAAVFHDGIRPILPQLIEGNMTRRDAGSVAFGLSIGFVASVGISFTLSTGLLNPWLLFLPTDIIGVMAANRVIAAIGGGIWGVLVVTSLAGVNAVLTGLPIDALGALGELGTPVMSAFALFPLLAIFYQFGWKPGAVAAVVILISRLLVIKFTAIYPESIQIFVGMVMLVGIAIRKDMTDKANGTAPPDMSGMRSLFEERTKRIFKNMPFLAVTGALIAAAAASGIFAGSEVSIYSLAEAYKIEDAAAQKEALNQVALSEFMRGLGFIPLIATTALATGVYGVVGFTFVFVVGYLSPNVPVAAVLGAVTICLEILLLRSIGRFLEQFPSIRNASDNIRNSMNILMEFALLIGGVLAVMKMGSTTGFTIFAVLYYLNEVMGRPVLKIAAPAVAAILTGVILNILFVLGLFVPA comes from the coding sequence ATGGAAATTTACAATATTGGTTTAATTGCAGCGTTGTGTGCGATGACGGCGTTAATTGCCCATATGTCAGCAGCGGTATTTCACGATGGAATTCGTCCAATCTTGCCTCAATTAATTGAAGGTAATATGACGAGACGCGATGCAGGTTCTGTAGCATTTGGTCTTTCGATTGGTTTTGTTGCTTCGGTGGGTATTTCTTTTACTTTATCTACAGGTCTTTTAAACCCATGGCTGCTTTTTCTTCCAACAGACATCATTGGTGTTATGGCTGCTAATCGAGTCATTGCCGCTATCGGTGGCGGAATTTGGGGGGTGTTAGTTGTAACCAGTTTAGCGGGTGTTAATGCAGTATTAACCGGTCTGCCTATTGATGCGTTAGGGGCTCTAGGCGAGTTGGGAACACCGGTCATGTCTGCATTCGCACTGTTCCCATTGCTTGCCATTTTTTACCAATTTGGCTGGAAACCCGGTGCGGTAGCTGCAGTTGTCATTCTCATTTCTCGTCTTCTTGTTATTAAATTTACGGCGATATACCCAGAATCGATTCAGATTTTTGTCGGTATGGTGATGCTAGTGGGCATCGCAATTAGAAAAGATATGACAGATAAAGCTAATGGCACTGCGCCACCAGATATGAGTGGTATGCGTAGTTTGTTCGAGGAGCGTACCAAACGCATCTTTAAAAATATGCCGTTTCTTGCGGTTACAGGAGCATTGATCGCAGCGGCAGCCGCATCAGGTATTTTTGCAGGCTCTGAAGTGTCGATTTATTCACTCGCTGAGGCTTATAAAATCGAAGATGCAGCAGCACAAAAAGAAGCCTTAAATCAGGTCGCATTATCTGAATTTATGCGTGGTCTTGGCTTCATTCCATTAATCGCAACAACAGCTTTAGCAACAGGTGTTTATGGTGTCGTTGGTTTCACATTTGTATTTGTAGTGGGTTACTTATCTCCCAATGTTCCAGTGGCAGCGGTTCTTGGCGCGGTAACAATTTGCTTGGAAATTCTTCTCCTGCGTAGTATTGGTCGCTTCTTGGAGCAATTCCCCTCGATTCGAAATGCTTCTGACAACATTCGTAACAGTATGAATATCCTGATGGAATTTGCACTATTGATTGGTGGTGTACTGGCTGTTATGAAGATGGGCAGCACCACAGGTTTCACTATTTTTGCTGTCCTGTACTACTTAAATGAAGTAATGGGACGTCCAGTATTGAAGATTGCTGCTCCAGCAGTTGCTGCAATTCTTACTGGTGTCATTCTAAATATCCTATTTGTTCTAGGGTTATTTGTTCCTGCTTAA
- a CDS encoding PRD domain-containing protein: MKERMKILLSNNVITKESFESILLVIDYFNREWGLSESNEQYQMIMTHLVRATDRIKQGKEIQDGLDCDIYNEMESMSEFSFIKEINSYICGMMGLREVPETENSFFLFNITSLYEMRS, encoded by the coding sequence ATGAAAGAAAGAATGAAAATTTTGTTATCTAACAATGTCATCACTAAAGAGTCTTTTGAATCAATCCTATTGGTGATTGATTATTTTAACCGTGAATGGGGGTTGTCTGAGTCAAATGAGCAATATCAAATGATAATGACTCATTTGGTAAGAGCGACGGATCGAATAAAACAAGGGAAAGAAATACAAGACGGGTTGGATTGCGATATTTACAATGAAATGGAATCAATGTCTGAATTTTCTTTTATTAAAGAGATTAATAGTTATATATGTGGAATGATGGGATTAAGAGAAGTACCTGAAACAGAGAACTCTTTTTTCTTATTTAATATCACATCACTTTATGAGATGAGAAGCTAA
- a CDS encoding alanine racemase: MFLKALQIQNSKLIDATLKLHKDGQLLPDSYVVDLEQFKLNAQCIKDKADEFGIKLYGMTKQVGRNAVLAKVLEDIGYEGIVAVDYKEARVLHQKGIKISHLGHLVQPPENMLSEIIQAIKPEVMTVYSLEKAQAISDIAEKFGVTQRVLVKFIDEGDLLYVNQESGFQLTDMATVLSELSKMVGIKVEGLTHFPCFLHDGESTKPTNNLNSLVKAKQQWPSDFSLNQVNMPSTTCCATLPMISHFGGTHGEPGHALTGTFPENTDGSQPEKVAMLYVSEIAHHYGNDSYCFAGGYYRRGHLDKALLNSKVVKIINDDKDSIDYHLKVEGIHPIGHPLIMAFRTQVFVTRSDVVIVDGVQSGQPQIVGCYTALGDAINE, from the coding sequence ATGTTTCTAAAAGCCTTACAAATTCAAAACTCCAAACTGATAGACGCAACACTGAAACTGCACAAAGACGGTCAATTATTACCGGATTCTTATGTGGTTGATTTGGAACAATTTAAGCTCAATGCCCAATGTATCAAAGATAAAGCGGATGAATTTGGAATAAAACTTTATGGAATGACCAAGCAGGTTGGTCGCAATGCAGTTCTTGCGAAAGTATTAGAAGATATAGGGTACGAAGGCATCGTAGCTGTTGATTATAAAGAGGCAAGAGTTTTACATCAGAAAGGCATAAAAATTAGCCACCTTGGACATTTAGTTCAGCCGCCAGAAAATATGTTGAGTGAGATCATCCAAGCGATTAAACCTGAAGTGATGACTGTGTATTCATTAGAAAAAGCACAAGCGATTTCTGATATTGCCGAGAAGTTCGGTGTTACACAGCGAGTGCTGGTGAAATTTATTGATGAGGGGGATTTGCTTTACGTTAACCAAGAGTCTGGTTTCCAGTTGACGGATATGGCGACGGTATTGTCTGAGCTATCGAAAATGGTGGGTATTAAAGTTGAAGGTCTGACTCATTTCCCATGTTTTCTGCACGATGGAGAAAGTACCAAGCCAACAAATAACTTGAACTCATTGGTGAAAGCGAAACAGCAGTGGCCGTCTGATTTTTCATTGAACCAAGTGAATATGCCCTCGACAACTTGCTGCGCAACATTGCCAATGATCTCTCATTTTGGAGGAACTCACGGAGAACCAGGGCATGCTCTAACAGGCACGTTTCCGGAGAATACGGATGGTTCGCAACCTGAAAAAGTCGCAATGTTATATGTTTCCGAGATTGCCCATCATTACGGTAATGATTCTTACTGTTTTGCCGGAGGGTATTACCGCAGAGGACATTTAGACAAAGCACTGCTCAACTCGAAAGTCGTTAAGATCATTAATGATGATAAAGATTCAATTGATTACCACTTGAAAGTTGAAGGGATTCACCCGATTGGTCATCCGCTGATTATGGCATTTAGAACTCAAGTGTTTGTGACGCGATCAGATGTGGTTATCGTCGATGGAGTTCAATCGGGTCAACCACAAATTGTAGGCTGTTATACCGCATTGGGAGACGCAATCAATGAGTAG
- a CDS encoding phosphopentomutase → MSRFIVFVLDGFGIGEMPDVATERSQDIGSNTAFKLLSAFTDKRLPTLEKLGLNNVVGCKTSAMQPVSTACVGKSQLKHEGCDTFAGHQEIMGTKPKKPLVKPFHYSIDKIEHSLHSEGYTVNRITRSGQSLLMINDCVIVGDNLEAELGQVYNVTANLSEISFEDVQQIGRVIRNSNDVARNVVFGGELASNQNLIDAIEVKGECIGVNAPKSGAYDKGFKVIHLGYGVDRLVQVPEMLNAKGISTTLVGKVADIVQNPHGTNFMKISNTDEICRISIEEIAKSETGFFCINVQETDLAGHKQDPESYWATLEKADQGLSEILKILNENDILIVTADHGNDPYIGHSKHTREYTPLLAYGKQVKGTSIGERLTLADIGATVCDYFESNPPQFGESFLPRLIQ, encoded by the coding sequence ATGAGTAGGTTTATAGTATTTGTCTTGGATGGCTTTGGTATTGGAGAGATGCCAGATGTTGCAACAGAGCGTTCTCAAGATATAGGTTCTAACACTGCATTTAAGCTTTTATCTGCCTTTACAGATAAAAGGCTGCCGACACTTGAAAAGCTTGGTTTAAATAATGTCGTAGGTTGTAAAACATCTGCAATGCAGCCTGTTTCGACAGCTTGTGTTGGTAAGAGTCAGTTAAAGCATGAAGGGTGTGATACTTTCGCAGGACATCAAGAGATTATGGGAACAAAGCCTAAAAAGCCCCTAGTAAAACCGTTTCACTACTCTATTGATAAAATTGAACATTCTCTTCACTCTGAGGGATATACAGTTAATCGAATTACCCGCAGTGGGCAATCACTGCTAATGATCAATGACTGCGTGATTGTCGGCGATAATCTTGAAGCCGAGTTGGGTCAGGTTTATAACGTAACAGCAAATCTTAGTGAGATTTCATTTGAAGATGTTCAGCAAATTGGGCGAGTTATACGCAATAGCAATGATGTGGCAAGAAACGTCGTCTTTGGTGGTGAGTTAGCTTCAAATCAGAACCTTATCGATGCTATTGAAGTGAAAGGAGAATGTATTGGCGTGAATGCTCCTAAGTCAGGTGCTTATGATAAAGGCTTTAAAGTCATTCATCTTGGTTACGGTGTTGATCGTTTAGTTCAAGTACCTGAAATGCTGAATGCGAAAGGAATCAGCACTACATTAGTGGGCAAGGTAGCCGATATTGTTCAAAACCCACATGGCACAAATTTTATGAAAATCAGTAATACTGATGAGATCTGTCGTATCAGTATTGAGGAGATCGCTAAATCAGAAACCGGTTTTTTCTGTATCAATGTACAAGAAACCGACCTTGCTGGTCATAAACAAGATCCTGAAAGCTATTGGGCTACTTTAGAAAAAGCCGACCAAGGTTTAAGTGAAATCCTCAAAATTTTGAATGAAAATGATATTCTTATCGTGACTGCGGATCATGGTAATGATCCATACATCGGTCATAGCAAACACACGAGAGAGTACACCCCACTTTTAGCCTATGGTAAGCAGGTTAAAGGCACCAGTATTGGTGAGCGCCTTACCCTAGCCGATATTGGTGCAACCGTTTGTGATTACTTTGAGTCGAACCCTCCTCAATTTGGTGAGTCATTCTTACCTCGATTAATACAATAA
- a CDS encoding DUF2620 domain-containing protein has product MKSIAIVGLQREQIKDEIEKTSPGTFLCHIMNDMEAAMKVKAGEIDYYIGACNTGAGAALSMAIAIIGFNESCTIAKPSIQAKEDEVRKFISEGKKAFGLSVEHVDHAVPMLTRVLAEEV; this is encoded by the coding sequence ATGAAGTCTATAGCGATTGTTGGATTGCAGCGTGAACAAATAAAAGATGAAATAGAGAAAACCTCGCCTGGAACATTTTTGTGTCACATTATGAATGATATGGAGGCAGCAATGAAAGTTAAAGCTGGTGAAATTGATTATTACATAGGGGCATGTAATACAGGAGCTGGTGCCGCACTCAGTATGGCAATTGCAATTATTGGGTTTAATGAATCTTGTACTATTGCAAAGCCATCAATCCAAGCAAAAGAAGATGAAGTTCGGAAATTTATTTCTGAAGGCAAGAAAGCATTTGGTTTATCAGTGGAGCATGTCGATCATGCTGTTCCCATGTTAACTAGGGTGTTAGCTGAAGAGGTGTAA
- a CDS encoding phosphotriesterase-related protein (phosphotriesterase homology protein; PhP; YhfV; member of a family of proteins related to phosphotriesterase (PTE)) has product MTIDKSGYTYCHEHLHIDLSYVKGDPDCLLNQYENIRDELASLKNQGVSNIIEVTNRFMGRNPHFIESLMRDTEMNVLLSTGYYIDGFFPDRVQHFSERQIADEMIVELTSGIDGSRLTASLIGEIGSSENQFTEAEQKIFRAAAIAHLETGAPISTHTSFTTCGIEQIDLLRSMKVNLENVTIGHCDLDDNFDYLLRLVDSGCMIQFDTIGKNNYYPDEKRANTIMELINRGYVEQIMLSMDITRCSHLKANGGLGFSYLIDNFIPRLKKKGVNDNYIEVMMKDNPNKFFSY; this is encoded by the coding sequence ATGACAATTGATAAGAGTGGTTATACCTATTGCCATGAGCATTTGCATATAGACCTTTCATATGTGAAAGGTGATCCAGATTGCTTGTTAAATCAATATGAAAACATTAGAGATGAACTTGCTTCTTTAAAGAATCAAGGGGTTTCGAACATCATTGAAGTAACAAATCGTTTTATGGGAAGAAATCCTCATTTTATTGAAAGTTTAATGAGGGATACAGAGATGAATGTACTGCTCTCGACAGGATATTACATTGATGGATTTTTTCCTGATAGAGTTCAGCATTTTAGTGAAAGGCAAATTGCTGATGAAATGATAGTAGAACTGACGTCAGGGATTGACGGTTCACGACTCACAGCGTCATTGATCGGTGAAATCGGTAGTAGTGAAAACCAATTTACGGAGGCAGAACAAAAGATTTTTAGAGCAGCTGCCATTGCTCATTTAGAAACTGGAGCGCCGATTTCAACCCATACATCCTTTACTACATGCGGCATAGAGCAAATTGATTTGCTACGTAGCATGAAGGTTAATTTAGAAAACGTAACTATTGGTCATTGCGATCTTGATGACAACTTTGATTATTTACTTCGGTTAGTTGACTCAGGGTGCATGATCCAATTCGACACGATTGGAAAGAACAATTATTACCCTGATGAAAAAAGGGCAAACACGATAATGGAGCTGATCAATAGAGGGTATGTTGAGCAAATAATGCTATCTATGGATATAACACGCTGCTCTCATTTAAAAGCCAATGGAGGATTAGGTTTCTCATATCTGATCGATAATTTTATCCCGCGATTAAAGAAGAAAGGGGTAAATGACAATTATATTGAAGTTATGATGAAGGATAATCCCAATAAATTCTTTTCCTACTAA